The Stegostoma tigrinum isolate sSteTig4 chromosome 41, sSteTig4.hap1, whole genome shotgun sequence genome has a window encoding:
- the LOC125448421 gene encoding probable G-protein coupled receptor 139, with translation MDESLLLQIKHIYYPLISAVGVPVNLVAIVILYRGKCGLSQCITSYLLGMAASDLLVVITDPLLRWSASIYFANSFIFITPVCIVIYFSAVAATVVSVWLTVAFTVDRFVAICCEKLKTKYCTKKTATVVIATVSLLGCLESVPWCFVKEPEYVINNVPWNCVTKQSFHTSPGWAALEMIHYILTPCIPFFLIFVFNVLTVRHISVASKVRRGLRSKSYTDEHNDPEMKSRRKSVILLLSISGSFILLWVLHIAHIIYRRIADMLTYYTYTDPNFTIYRISKMLQVLSTCTNTGIYVVTQSKFREELKNGVKYPFNLIVKHLSTVTQKHL, from the exons ATGGATGAATCTCTACTATTGCAGATAAAACACATTTATTACCCTTTAATTTCAGCTGTTGGAGTTCCAG TAAACCTGGTGGCTATTGTGATCCTTTACCGAGGAAAGTGTGGCCTCTCGCAATGTATCACTTCCTACCTATTAGGAATGGCAGCCTCTGATCTTCTTGTCGTGATCACTGATCCTTTATTGAGGTGGTCAGCCTCAATTTATTTTGCAAATTCCTTCATATTCATTACTCCTGTGTGCATTGTCATTTATTTTTCGGCTGTGGCAGCCACTGTTGTTTCTGTGTGGCTCACAGTTGCTTTCACTGtggatcgatttgtggccatttgttgtgagaagctgaaaacaaaatattgcaccaAGAAAACTGCAACTGTGGTGATAGCAACAGTGAGCTTGCTGGGCTGTTTGGAGTCTGTCCCATGGTGCTTTGTAAAGGAACCAGAATATGTAATTAATAATGTTCCCTGGAATTGTGTAACAAAACAGAGCTTCCATACATCCCCTGGATGGGCTGCACTAGAAATGATTCATTACATTTTAACACCTTGCATccctttctttttaatttttgtaTTCAACGTTTTAACAGTCAGACATATTTCTGTGGCAAGTAAAGTACGAAGAGGACTTCGGAGCAAAAGCTACACAGATGAACACAACGATCCAGAGATGAAGAGTCGCAGAAAATCAGTTATTTTACTCTTAAGCATTTCTGGcagtttcatcctgttatgggtGTTACACATAGCGCATATCATCTACCGGCGAATTGCAGACATGCTAACATATTACACATACACTGACCCTAACTTCACCATATACCGCATCTCAAAGATGTTGCAAGTACTCAGCACCTGCACGAACACGGGTATTTATGTTGTAACCCAGAGTAAATTCAGAGAGGAGCTGAAGAATGGGGTGAAATACCCATTCAATCTCATTGTTAAACATCTGTCAACAGTCACACAGAAACACCTGTAA